One window from the genome of Entelurus aequoreus isolate RoL-2023_Sb linkage group LG04, RoL_Eaeq_v1.1, whole genome shotgun sequence encodes:
- the zgc:174917 gene encoding L-threonyl-[L-threonyl-carrier protein] 4-chlorinase — translation MTTSTSKIQETYKQQGFLSGLPVLTETELREATLAFSQLEKEFGEDYTKYSLHNVHLQTPWVMGLTQHPRILQVVKAIVGPDVILLDSRFICKYPTLTPGSPLGQEDRKVETKADVVLPYVAWHQDMRYWGIAGGLVLSVWLALDDSVKENGALRVIPGSHNSGMLPHRQAIRPGNMLTVNQEIPEELVQSEEAVLCPLLAGQMSIHDGLLVHASDANTSQKRRCGLVIRYVPTYAYPTEDPDRPRKFHATKLVCGTDQFKHFSN, via the exons CAAGCAACAGGGCTTCCTCTCAGGCCTTCCTGTGCTGACTGAGACCGAGCTGAGGGAGGCCACGCTTGCCTTTTCACAGCTGGAGAAAGAATTtg GGGAAGACTACACAAAGTACAGCCTCCATAATGTTCACCTTCAAACTCCTTGGGTAATGGGCCTAACCCAACACCCCCGCATCTTGCAAGTGGTCAAAGCCATTGTGGGCCCTGACGTCATCCTGCTGGACTCCCGCTTCATCTGCAAATATCCAACACTCACACCTGGCAGCCCCCTGGGCCAAGAGGACAGGAAGGTGGAAACTAAAGCTGATGTCGTACTGCCGTATGTGGCCTGGCATCAGGATATGAG GTATTGGGGTATTGCTGGTGGGCTCGTTCTGTCTGTATGGCTCGCTCTCGATGACTCGGTGAAAGAGAACGGAGCCCTTCGGGTAATACCAG GAAGCCACAATTCTGGCATGTTGCCCCATCGCCAGGCCATAAGGCCCGGAAACATGCTGACAGTCAACCAGGAGATTCCAGAGGAGTTGGTTCAAAGTGAGGAGGCGGTGCTTTGTCCCCTCTTGGCTGGACAGATGTCT ATCCATGATGGTCTGCTGGTGCATGCCAGTGATGCCAACACATCCCAGAAGAGGCGTTGTGGACTTGTGATTCGTTACGTTCCCACCTATGCTTACCCCACAGAG GATCCCGACCGTCCCAGGAAATTCCACGCGACAAAGTTAGTTTGTGGAACAGACCAGTTCAAACACTTCTCAAactaa